CCACGTGGCGGTGTTGTCGTCGCCGACTACGCCGTAGGAGGTGAAGCTGGCGCCCGCGCTGGTGAAGTCGCCGACCACGAAGTTCAGCTCCTTGGCGATGGCGTTGGTGTAGCTGCTCGCGTCGGTGCCCGAGAGCGGGGAACCGCCGCCGCCGGTGACGACGTAGGTAATGCCGTCCTTGGTGGCGCGCTCGTAGTTGTGAACGTGGCCGGTCACGACGGTGTCCACACCATACTGCGTGTAGAGCGGGAAGAGGGCGTTGAACTCGCTGTCGACGCCGCCGGCGCCCACGGCCGGGTGGTGGTGGGAGACGACGATGTGATCGACGTTCGGGTTGCCCGCGGCCGAGGCCAGATCGCTCTGGATGAAGGCGTACTGGGCGGTGCCCGGAGCGAAGGTGTCGGCGCAGGTCTCGGCGCTGTTGCAGCCGTTGGAGTTGATGACCAGGAAGTGGACGTTCGAGTAGTTGAAGCTGTAGTAGTCGAACGCGCCGTTGCCCGGGACCATGAAGTAGCTGTCGAAGTAGGTGTTGCCCGTACCGAGGCTGGCGTCGGAGAGGCCGAAGAACCACGCGAAGTCATGGTTACCGTAGACGGGGTAGAACACCGAGTTACCCAGAAGCTGCTTCTCCTGCTTGAAGAAGTTGATGACGTCGTCCTCGTCCTGACCGGCGAAGCCGAAGTCACCGGAGTTGAGATAGACGTCGGGGGCGCGGTTCAGAGCGGCCTGCTGGACGGCGCGATGGTCGTCGTCTTCACCGGCTTCAAGGAGCCAGGCTTCAGGGCCGTAACCCTTGCGGGTATCGCCGAGCATCACCAGGCGGAAGGGCTCGTTGGTCGAGGCCGGCGAGGTGGTGAAGGAGTTGATCGGGCTGCTCTGGTTGGCCAGCTCGATGCGGTAGTAGTACTTGCGGTTGGCCTGGAGGCCGTTGATCGTGACCTTGTGGATCTTGATGTCACGCGAGTCGGTGAGGAGAGCCGCGCCCGAGAGGTTGCTCTGGGTGCCGATGCGGATCTTGCCGGGGTCGGCTTCGGAGTTCTCCCACATGATGTCGATGGAGCTGGTGCTGGCGTTCATCACAACGGGATGGACGCGCAGGGTGATCTGGGGCGGATCGTCGCCACCGGCCATGGCCAGCGACGGGACCAAAAGGATTGCTGCGATCATTGCGAGCAGGCTTGCAAAAGGCTTGTTCATTTTCTCATCTCCTACCGGGTTCTGAATCTTCTTCTTACGCTTGGTGGTAGCCCCACCTGGGTGCGTTGTGAGGCCCCTTCTCTCAAGGGTTGTGCCAAAGGGCGCATTGCAGCATTTTTCGTGCGTGATCAGTGGTAACTCATTGAAATTGCATGACTATTTTATCACTGAAATCTTCCCTCAGGAGCGCGAGCGGGCGCCCTCGATGGGGGGAATGCACACTTGGTTTACCTGCGCCGGGGCCAGGCAGCCCTCGCCCGGAACGGGCTGAGAGTGCCGAAATGCGCATTTTGGCGCCGATTCGTGGGCTGGCATGATCAGAAAGTTCGAAAAAATGAAGGAATTACATCTGGTTATGCGAATACGTCTACCGGGTTTACTCATGTTCGGGCGCGCTGACCGCTGCGTGTTCGGGTGCGTGCCGGCAAGTCCGCGCCCACACGGAGGCTCCGCGAACTTTTGGCCGCCCGGAGCCCCCGGCACGGGCCTTGCGTAGATGAGGCGACATATAAAGGAATCAGCGCGCTTGCACTCACGGCAGTGATCGGGGTACCTCATCCGGAGTACTGCACAACTTCAAACTGGCGCTGGCGGATCATCCATGAGTGAAAAGACCACGCAGCAGGATACGCGCGTGACGCGTACCAGAAAGCTGCTTCTGTCCGGGCTGGGACTGGCCATCGTGCTCAGTCTCTACCTTCTCTATCAAACGACGCGGGCGGAGGTGCCTGAGGGACTCAAACCCATGACCCCGGCAAAGGTCGAGACCAAGGAAGAAGTCGCTGCCCGCGCGCGCACCTGGCTCGAATCCGACGACGCCAATGTCGCTCACCCGGGCGAGCTCCAGTACGCCGAGGGCGAAGTAGAGCCCGAGATGCAGGGCGTGACGCTCACCCCGCGCGGGCTGAGCCAGGCGGTCGATGAAGAGATCGAGCCCGAGGTGTTGCCCGAACCGCTCTCAGCCGTCCTCGCCGCCGTGGACGCCCCCTTCCGCCGGACCTTCGACGCATTCGAATCTTTCTCGGTGAAGATGAGCTTTGTCTTCCTCACTTATCAGCCCGAACTGGGAAACGCCCGCACTGTGGGCAATGTCACCTTCACCAAGGACGCCCGGCAGAACTGGCATGCGGCCTACGACATCGATACCGACAGCAAGACGAGTTCCTACAACAAGCCGCTCTACAAGAGTCAGTTCTGGCTCATCGGCAACACGCCCTATGTGCAGCGGCCCGACAAGGCCCCCTCGGTGATCGGCGCCGACTCGCCCGAGGATGACCAGCAACTGCTCAACGAAATCACGAGCAACCACATCGAGCTGCTCTCCCACGAGACCCTGCGCCGCTTTGTGCATGAGGCCAAGCGTGCAATCGGCTACAGCGAACCCGGCGTGGATCGCTGGGAGGGACGCCCGGCGGACGTCTACCAGGTTGCCCCGCCCCACTACGGCGAGGACGCCCCCGATATTTCGGTCTCCACGCGCACCGGAAGCATCTGGATTGACCGCGAACTGGGCATCCCGCTCAAGGCGGACCTCTCCTACACCGCGCAGATGACCATTCCCTCGCCCAAGCTCTACACCTACGACACTACGCAGCAGATCACTCTGGAGATCCTTCAGATTGGCACGGCCCCGCAAGTGGGCGCACCGGAGGTGAAGTAAGTGCGCGCCTTTGTGAGCCTGGTGGCCCTTCTGGCGGTGCTGCTTGCTGCGCCCGTTGTCCGCGCGCAGGAGGCGGCCGAGACCGCCGCGCCCGCGCGGCAGGCCCTGGCGCTGGATGCCACGGAAAAGGCCGAGTTCTTCGACGAGGGCGAGCGCCTGTTCGTCGAGGGACAGAAGAAGGAGCTTGAGGGCGACATCGGCGCCGCCTGCGAGATCTACAAGCGCGTGGGCACCGAATTCCCAGAGAGCATCTCGGCTGCGAGCGCCCTGTTCCAGTGCGCCTTTCTGCATGACCAGCGCGAGTACGACGTGAACACCGCCGCGCCCATGTACCGGCAGGTGCTCGAGCGCTACCCATCGAGCCGCGTGAGCAAGAAGGCGCAGATCCGCCTGGCCAACCTGGCACCTTTCGAGGGCAAGTGGGCGCAGATGTACACCGAGATCCAGCGCGTACTGGCGGAAAAGGAAAAGGTCGACATCGCCGACTTCGAGGACAGCCTCTTTGGCATGCTGGAGAAGAACCCCGAGTATCCGGGCGCCGACCAGCTTCTGTTCTTCCTGGCGCGCACGAGCTTCAAGCAAAAGCGCTACGAACGCTCACGCAAGTTTTTCCTGCAGGTCATTCGCAGCTATCCGGGCACCCAGTCGGCGGCCTTCGCCTACAAGGGGCTGGGTGATCTCGAGTTCCTCGAAGGCAAGTACGCCCTCTCCACGACTTACTACGATGCAGCGACGGCGGTGGCCGAGGACCTCGGGATGCCGCCGCCCAGCCCGCTCCAGCGGCGCAAGGCCCACCTCTATGTGGCGCGCTACCGGGTGTTGCTGGGCGTGCTTTCCCTGATGGCGGTGTGCGGCATGGGGCTCATCTATCTGGCGCCCACGCGCAGGCCGGAGTTCGGCGCGCTGGTGCGCTCCTGGGGGACGAGCTCCCTGCAACTCCTGCCCCTGTTCGGAATCCTCTACGGCATTGCCTGGTATCTGGTCTCGGACTCCGATCCCTCCAGCGCGCTCAACATCATCGGGCATGAACCACTCTTCGTGGCGATGATCTATGCGCTGGTGTGTGTGTCCCTGTTCGTGGGGATGGTCGTGCTGCCCGGAGCCGAGCACCGGCCCGGCGGAAAGGCGATCTTCTGGACGGCCTTTCCGCTGCTGCTGCTTGGCGCGAATTTCTGCCTGTACTACTGGCTCGATCTGACAATGTATCTCGAATACTCCCTGCTGGGAATGAAACCCAACGGATAGAACATGGAAACGAATCTTCTCGATTTCTCCGGCAAGGTGGTCTGGGTCACCGGCGCGGCCTCGGGCATCGGGCGCGCCACGGCGCTGCGCTTTGCCGCAAACGGCGCGCAGGTCTTTGCCACCGACGTCAACGAAGCGGGCCTCGAAGAAGTCGCTGCGCGCATCCTCGAAGGCCGGCAGCGCGTGGTCACCGCTCTGTGTGATGTATCCGAGAGCGCGCAGGTCGCTCACGCGGTAAAAACACTAACCGGTGAATACGGAAAGCTCGATGTGCTTGCCAACTGCGCGGGCATCGCAGCGGGCGCGCCCATTGCCGCCCACGACGAGGCGCTCTGGAGCAAGATCCTGCGCGTCAATCTCGACGGCACCTTCCTGTGCAGCAAGGCGGCGGTGCCGCTGCTGACAAAAAGCGCCGGCGCCATCGTCAACGTGGCCTCCA
The nucleotide sequence above comes from Chrysiogenia bacterium. Encoded proteins:
- a CDS encoding metallophosphoesterase family protein, encoding MNKPFASLLAMIAAILLVPSLAMAGGDDPPQITLRVHPVVMNASTSSIDIMWENSEADPGKIRIGTQSNLSGAALLTDSRDIKIHKVTINGLQANRKYYYRIELANQSSPINSFTTSPASTNEPFRLVMLGDTRKGYGPEAWLLEAGEDDDHRAVQQAALNRAPDVYLNSGDFGFAGQDEDDVINFFKQEKQLLGNSVFYPVYGNHDFAWFFGLSDASLGTGNTYFDSYFMVPGNGAFDYYSFNYSNVHFLVINSNGCNSAETCADTFAPGTAQYAFIQSDLASAAGNPNVDHIVVSHHHPAVGAGGVDSEFNALFPLYTQYGVDTVVTGHVHNYERATKDGITYVVTGGGGSPLSGTDASSYTNAIAKELNFVVGDFTSAGASFTSYGVVGDDNTATWVLDSWNVQY
- a CDS encoding tetratricopeptide repeat protein, whose product is MRAFVSLVALLAVLLAAPVVRAQEAAETAAPARQALALDATEKAEFFDEGERLFVEGQKKELEGDIGAACEIYKRVGTEFPESISAASALFQCAFLHDQREYDVNTAAPMYRQVLERYPSSRVSKKAQIRLANLAPFEGKWAQMYTEIQRVLAEKEKVDIADFEDSLFGMLEKNPEYPGADQLLFFLARTSFKQKRYERSRKFFLQVIRSYPGTQSAAFAYKGLGDLEFLEGKYALSTTYYDAATAVAEDLGMPPPSPLQRRKAHLYVARYRVLLGVLSLMAVCGMGLIYLAPTRRPEFGALVRSWGTSSLQLLPLFGILYGIAWYLVSDSDPSSALNIIGHEPLFVAMIYALVCVSLFVGMVVLPGAEHRPGGKAIFWTAFPLLLLGANFCLYYWLDLTMYLEYSLLGMKPNG
- a CDS encoding SDR family oxidoreductase; translation: METNLLDFSGKVVWVTGAASGIGRATALRFAANGAQVFATDVNEAGLEEVAARILEGRQRVVTALCDVSESAQVAHAVKTLTGEYGKLDVLANCAGIAAGAPIAAHDEALWSKILRVNLDGTFLCSKAAVPLLTKSAGAIVNVASIEGLGGEKLLGAYCASKHGVIGLTKVLAKELGASGVRCNAVCPGAINTPMLRQGAEKMNETLESVIVKKTPLRRIGDPDEVARVIVFLASKQASFITGTTLTIDGGLTAGY